ACGTCAAATAACATGTTCAGACATAGAAATCATAATGTTCTCAGAGTTTCCGTGCACTCGTCTAGAAATATTCCTCAAGTCATCGTCCTTTCGAATCAAAGTAGTCCTTACCATTTGAAATTTCTTGAGTAGGGCCTATCTAAGAATTTTGCAACTATCGTCTTCGTAGAATTACCACACCAGCCAACTACTGGTCATACGAATTGCAAATGGAACCATTCTCTTCAACTTTTTGATAATTGTATACGAATGTGATACATTGAAACAGATAGCTGATGTACATATTACTTCTTTATGTTGTGATTGTTGAAATTAATACAAATAAcagtggtgatgataatgacaataatggtaattataaaatgaaaaattataaCAATGATGAATAATATAATACAGTGAAAATAAGTCAAACAAGATAAcgatttaaaaataaaattatgtgGCTACGTTTGAACGACTATCGAAAAATCATTCCTGATAAATGCCATATACAATCCCTACTGCATACAGAGACCCGTTCTTAAACGTGTATTCAGCGTACGAGTCGAACTTATCGTTCCAAACGCACTGGCTAGCGGCGCACACGTCTGCGTGTTCCGCCGAACCGATGCTGACTAGAGCTATTATTTTGTAGCGTGGGACCATCAACTCCTTCACGCGCTGCTTGATAGAGTCGGCGAGCTCGCGGCAGAGAATGGGACACTTCTGTGGGTCATAGCGTTGGCTTTCGAGCTGCGCCTCCAGAATGTCTTCGATGATGCGCCTTGCTTCCGAAGACATAAATTTGCGGTCTGGTTCCATCTTGTATGTGCATTCGTAGCGCACCGCAGGGCGACCAGGGGCTGTCGTGGGGGCGCCACGCATGTCCATGTTGCTCCTTTGCGTGGAGGCAGAATACCTGCTTCCCGTCATTTGCGCCATGATAACCGGGTAATAACGAATGTCTGTCAGAACAATATACAACTTAAAAGCGTTGGCACACACCAAATTGTCTTGGTTCAAATCAAATGCGCTGAACTGCCAAATCTGTTCCAGAGCCTTTCTTTCCTTTGAGGATCGTCGAATTGGCCGCCCAGCTCTGCTGTCGGCGGCGTGGACCAAATAAGGGTTGCGATATTGCACATAAGAGTTAATTTTCTCTTACCAAGACAGCTTGGGATATCACGAAGCCCCTTAAAACAGTGGTAGCCGAAGATATCAAACATTTGCAAGAAAATTTGATTTTCTGTCAGCTAGTCAGCGGAGGCAGCCGAACCGTTCAATGATGACGTCAAACAAATTGAAATGTCACAGTTCCAAGGCGTTGTTTTGTAGTTTATTGCGAATACTATCACCAAATAGATGAAATCGTCCCATCAACGGAGGTACAGAGTGTGAGAGCACAGAATGTGAGAGCACAGGGTGGGGTGACAAAAGGTTTAGCGACAGGTCTAACTTCTGCACTGCGGAAGCGACTGTATGAAGTCTGCTCCAGGTATAAATCTCCGCAGTATGTTGATCCAGTGAATATTACTAAAGAGAAGTCCAATTGATCTGTCCAATTACAGTTTAAAATGCTCAGCGGAATCTATTCCCCTTCAGAG
This sequence is a window from Diadema setosum chromosome 13, eeDiaSeto1, whole genome shotgun sequence. Protein-coding genes within it:
- the LOC140236406 gene encoding dynein light chain Tctex-type 5-B-like, with amino-acid sequence MAQMTGSRYSASTQRSNMDMRGAPTTAPGRPAVRYECTYKMEPDRKFMSSEARRIIEDILEAQLESQRYDPQKCPILCRELADSIKQRVKELMVPRYKIIALVSIGSAEHADVCAASQCVWNDKFDSYAEYTFKNGSLYAVGIVYGIYQE